The Meriones unguiculatus strain TT.TT164.6M chromosome 6, Bangor_MerUng_6.1, whole genome shotgun sequence genome has a window encoding:
- the Naa80 gene encoding N-alpha-acetyltransferase 80: MQELTLSPGPVKLTPTLDPEDRMELILSTSPAKLTLDPARQPELTLRFNQTKLTLDPAHQPELLLSPRLAELTLESTCHPEMSLSPGPAELTLDPEHKAEETPAPSLAELTLEPVHCRPELLSACADLINDQWPRSRASRLHSLGQSSDAFPLCLMLLSPQPTPGAAPIVVGHARLSRVLDHPHSLLVETVVVARALRGRGFGRCLMEGLEAFARARGFRQLHLTTHDQLHFYAHLGYRLGKPVQGLVFTSRRLPTTLLRAFSKTPCPQPPCKGPILAAQAVPRSSKGPPLPPPPPLPQSLTTSPPPSPEPLPQSMLETQYRDLKGCPIFWMEKDI; the protein is encoded by the exons AT GCAAGAGCTGACTCTGAGCCCTGGCCCAGTCAAGCTGACCCCTACCTTAGACCCCGAGGACCGGATGGAGCTGATCCTGAGTACCAGCCCAGCAAAGCTGACTCTAGATCCTGCACGCCAGCCAGAGCTGACCCTGAGATTCAACCAGACCAAGCTAACCCTGGATCCTGCACACCAGCCAGAGCTGTTGCTGAGTCCCAGGCTAGCTGAGCTGACCCTGGAGTCCACATGCCACCCAGAGATGAGCCTCAGTCCTGGCCCAGCTGAGCTTACCCTGGATCCTGAACACAAGGCAGAGGAGACCCCTGCCCCCAGCCTGGCTGAGCTGACCCTGGAGCCTGTGCACTGCCGACCTGAGCTGCTGAGTGCCTGTGCTGACCTCATCAATGACCAGTGGCCCCGAAGTCGCGCCTCCCGCCTCCACTCCCTGGGCCAGTCCTCAGATGCCTTCCCCCTCTGCCTGATGCTCCTGAGCCCGCAACCCACACCTGGAGCAGCCCCTATTGTGGTGGGTCACGCCCGCTTGTCACGGGTACTAGACCATCCTCACAGCCTCTTAGTGGAGACAGTGGTGGTAGCCCGGGCTCTGAGGGGTCGTGGCTTTGGTCGCTGCCTCATGGAGGGCTTGGAGGCCTTTGCCCGAGCCCGGGGCTTCCGACAGCTGCACCTCACCACTCACGACCAGCTACACTTCTATGCCCATCTGGGCTACCGACTGGGCAAGCCTGTGCAGGGTTTGGTCTTCACCAGCCGTCGGCTGCCCACTACCCTCCTACGTGCCTTCTCTAAGACACCCTGCCCCCAGCCACCCTGCAAGGGGCCTATCCTAGCTGCCCAAGCTGTCCCAAGGAGCTCCAAGGGACCCCCATTGCCACCCCCCCCTCCCCTACCCCAGTCTCTGACCACCTCACCCCCTCCTTCACCAGAGCCTCTTCCTCAAAGCATGCTAGAGACACAATACCGAGATCTGAAGGGGTGCCCTATATTCTGGATGGAAAAAGACATCTGA
- the Hyal1 gene encoding hyaluronidase-1 isoform X1, whose amino-acid sequence MGCEGLTVYKSSQFPRSSHSHCSCSCFSKPVPLGPVCGTEPSQATLGLPQPGQEVWRMKPFSPEVSPDQPHVTAAHLLRICTLFLTLLDLAHGSRGSIVSSQPFITIWNGDTYSCLKDYGVDVDVSVFDVVANKEQIFQGPNMTIFYDWQLGTYPYYNISTGEPIFGGLPQNASLVTHLAQAFQDIKAAIPEPNFSGLAVVDWEAWRPRWAFNWDSKDIYRQHSLELVRAEHPDWPETLVEAVAQDQFQEAAQAWMAGTLQLGQVLRPRGLWGYYGFPDCYNYNFLSPNYTGQCSLNIREQNDQLQWLWNQSSALYPSIYLPIALMGTGKSQMYVRNRLREAFRVALASRDPRVPILPYVQIFYETTDHLLPLEELEHTLGESAAQGAAGAVLWMKSEKTKTKESCQAIKEYVDSTLGPFVVNVTRAALLCSRALCSSHGRCVRHPSYPETLLTLNPASFSIQLTHDGKLPSFKGRLSLEDQAQMARKFHCRCYRGWSGEWCQKQGTW is encoded by the exons ATGGGCTGCGAAGGGTTGACTGTGTACAAAAGCTCACAATTTCCCCGGAGCAGCCACAGCcactgcagctgcagctgcttcTCTAAGCCGGTGCCGCTAGGACCAGTTTGTGGGACAGAACCCAGCCAAGCCACACTCGGGCTTCCACAGCCTGGTCAGGAAGTTTGGAGAATGAAGCCCTTCAGTCCTGAG GTTTCCCCAGACCAACCCCATGTCACTGCAGCCCACCTGCTTCGCATCTGTACACTCTTCCTGACCTTGCTCGACTTGGCCCACGGCTCCAGAGGCTCTATTGTATCCAGCCAGCCATTCATCACTATCTGGAATGGAGACACCTATAGTTGCCTGAAAGATTATGGAGTAGATGTGGATGTCAGTGTTTTTGATGTGGTTGCCAACAAGGAGCAGATCTTCCAAGGGCCTAACATGACTATTTTCTATGACTGGCAGTTGGGCACCTACCCCTACTATAATATATCCACTGGGGAACCCATATTTGGTGGCCTGCCCCAGAATGCCAGCCTGGTTACCCACCTCGCCCAGGCATTCCAGGACATCAAGGCTGCCATCCCTGAACCTAACTTCTCAGGACTGGCAGTTGTCGACTGGGAGGCGTGGCGCCCACGATGGGCCTTCAACTGGGACAGCAAAGACATTTATCGACAGCACTCATTGGAACTAGTCCGGGCAGAGCACCCTGACTGGCCAGAAACTTTAGTGGAAGCCGTAGCCCAGGACCAGTTCCAGGAGGCTGCACAGGCCTGGATGGCAGGCACCCTCCAACTGGGGCAGGTACTACGCCCCCGTGGCCTCTGGGGCTACTATGGCTTCCCTGACTGCTACAACTATAACTTTCTAAGTCCCAACTACACAGGCCAGTGCTCACTAAATATCCGTGAGCAGAATGACCAACTACAGTGGTTATGGAACCAGAGCTCTGCCCTCTATCCCAGTATCTATTTGCCTATAGCACTGATGGGCACAGGCAAGTCACAGATGTATGTTCGAAACCGTTTGCGAGAGGCGTTCCGTGTGGCTTTAGCCTCCAGAGACCCCCGTGTGCCCATACTGCCCTACGTCCAGATCTTCTATGAAACGACAGATCATCTTCTGCCCCTG GAGGAGCTGGAGCACACCCTTGGGGAGAGTGCAGCTCAGGGAGCAGCAGGAGCTGTGCTCTGGATGaagtcagaaaaaacaaaaaccaag GAATCATGCCAGGCCATCAAAGAATACGTGGATTCCACACTGGGGCCTTTTGTCGTGAACGTGACCCGTGCGGCTCTTTTATGCAGTAGAGCTCTGTGTTCCAGCCACGGTCGCTGCGTCCGCCACCCCAGTTATCCTGAGACTCTCCTCACCCTCAACCCTGCCAGTTTTTCCATTCAGCTAACACATGATGGCAAGCTCCCAAGCTTCAAGGGTCGACTCTCACTTGAGGATCAGGCACAGATGGCTAGGAAATTCCACTGTCGGTGCTACCGTGGATGGAGTGGCGAGTGGTGTCAGAAGCAGGGTACGTGGTAG
- the Hyal1 gene encoding hyaluronidase-1 isoform X2: MGTGKSQMYVRNRLREAFRVALASRDPRVPILPYVQIFYETTDHLLPLEELEHTLGESAAQGAAGAVLWMKSEKTKTKESCQAIKEYVDSTLGPFVVNVTRAALLCSRALCSSHGRCVRHPSYPETLLTLNPASFSIQLTHDGKLPSFKGRLSLEDQAQMARKFHCRCYRGWSGEWCQKQGTW; this comes from the exons ATGGGCACAGGCAAGTCACAGATGTATGTTCGAAACCGTTTGCGAGAGGCGTTCCGTGTGGCTTTAGCCTCCAGAGACCCCCGTGTGCCCATACTGCCCTACGTCCAGATCTTCTATGAAACGACAGATCATCTTCTGCCCCTG GAGGAGCTGGAGCACACCCTTGGGGAGAGTGCAGCTCAGGGAGCAGCAGGAGCTGTGCTCTGGATGaagtcagaaaaaacaaaaaccaag GAATCATGCCAGGCCATCAAAGAATACGTGGATTCCACACTGGGGCCTTTTGTCGTGAACGTGACCCGTGCGGCTCTTTTATGCAGTAGAGCTCTGTGTTCCAGCCACGGTCGCTGCGTCCGCCACCCCAGTTATCCTGAGACTCTCCTCACCCTCAACCCTGCCAGTTTTTCCATTCAGCTAACACATGATGGCAAGCTCCCAAGCTTCAAGGGTCGACTCTCACTTGAGGATCAGGCACAGATGGCTAGGAAATTCCACTGTCGGTGCTACCGTGGATGGAGTGGCGAGTGGTGTCAGAAGCAGGGTACGTGGTAG
- the Hyal2 gene encoding hyaluronidase-2 translates to MRAGLGPIITLALVLEAAWAVELKPTVPPIFTGRPFVVAWNVPTQECAPRHKVPLDLRAFDVEASPNEGFVNQNITTFYYDRLGLYPRFDAAGMSVHGGVPQNGSLCAHLPMLKESVERYIHTQEPGGLAVIDWEEWRPVWVRNWQEKDVYRQSSRQLVASRHPDWPSDRIVKQAQYEFEFAARQYMLNTLRYVKAVRPQHLWGFYLFPDCYNHDYVQNWESYTGRCPDVEVARNDQLAWLWAESTALFPSVYLDETLASSPHSRNFVSFRVREALRVAHTHHANHALPVYVFTRPTYTRGLTGLSQMDLISTIGESAALGSAGVIFWGDSVYASSMETCQYLKNYLADLLVPYVVNVSWATQYCSWTQCHGHGRCVRRNPGANTFLHLSASSFRLVPGRTPSEPQLRPEGELSNADLNYLQTHFRCQCYLGWGGEQCQWNHKGAAGSASRAWAGSHLTGLLVLVAMALTWTL, encoded by the exons ATGCGGGCAGGACTGGGTCCCATCATCACACTGGCCCTAGTGCTGGAGGCAGCGTGGGCCGTGGAGCTTAAACCCACAGTGCCACCCATCTTCACCGGCCGACCCTTTGTGGTAGCGTGGAATGTGCCCACGCAAGAGTGTGCCCCACGCCACAAAGTACCGCTGGACCTTAGGGCTTTCGATGTGGAGGCTTCACCCAACGAGGGTTTTGTCAACCAGAATATCACAACCTTCTACTACGACCGGCTAGGTCTGTACCCACGTTTCGATGCAGCCGGGATGTCTGTGCATGGCGGTGTGCCCCAGAATGGTAGCCTCTGCGCACACCTGCCCATGCTCAAGGAATCTGTGGAGCGCTACATTCACACCCAGGAGCCCGGGGGGCTGGCAGTCAttgactgggaggagtggaggccCGTGTGGGTACGCAACTGGCAGGAGAAGGATGTGTACCGGCAGTCCTCACGCCAGCTGGTGGCCAGCCGACACCCCGACTGGCCGTCAGACCGGATAGTGAAACAGGCACAGTATGAGTTTGAGTTCGCTGCCCGGCAGTACATGCTGAACACACTACGCTACGTCAAGGCAGTCAGGCCTCAGCACCTGTGGGGCTTCTACCTCTTTCCTGACTGCTACAATCATGACTACGTCCAGAACTGGGAGAGCTACACAGGCCGCTGTCCTGACGTGGAGGTGGCGCGGAACGACCAGCTGGCCTGGCTCTGGGCCGAGAGCACAGCACTCTTTCCCTCCGTGTACCTGGACGAGACACTGGCTTCCTCCCCACACAGCCGAAACTTCGTCAGTTTCCGGGTTCGGGAGGCCCTTCGCGTGGCTCACACCCACCATGCCAATCACGCCCTCCCGGTGTATGTCTTCACACGCCCCACATACACCCGAGGACTCACAGGACTGAGTCAG ATGGACCTCATCTCTACCATCGGGGAGAGTGCAGCCCTGGGCTCAGCCGGTGTCATCTTCTGGGGTGACTCAGTGTATGCTTCAAGTATG GAGACCTGCCAGTACCTCAAGAATTACCTAGCAGACCTGCTGGTCCCCTACGTGGTCAACGTGTCCTGGGCCACCCAGTATTGCAGTTGGACCCAGTGCCATGGCCACGGGCGCTGTGTGCGCCGCAACCCCGGCGCCAACACCTTCCTGCACCTCAGTGCTAGCAGCTTCCGCCTAGTGCCTGGCCGTACACCCAGTGAACCCCAGCTTCGACCCGAGGGGGAGCTCAGCAATGCCGACCTCAACTACCTGCAGACTCACTTCCGCTGCCAGTGCTATCTAGGCTGGGGTGGCGAGCAGTGCCAATGGAACCATAAGGGGGCGGCTGGAAGTGCCAGCAGAGCCTGGGCTGGGTCCCACCTCACCGGTCTACTGGTTTTGGTAGCCATGGCCCTCACCTGGACTTTGTAA
- the Tusc2 gene encoding tumor suppressor candidate 2, producing the protein MGASGSKARGLWPFASASGGGGPEAAGAEQALVRSRARAVPPFVFTRRGSMFYDEDGDLAHEFYEETIVTKNGQKRAKLRRVHKNLIPQGIVKLDPPRIHVDFPVILYEV; encoded by the exons ATGGGCGCCAGCGGCTCCAAAGCTCGGGGCCTCTGGCCCTTTGCCTCCGCTTCGGGGGGCGGCGGCCCTGAGGCAGCAGGCGCTGAGCAGGCTTTGGTGCGGTCTCGAGCCCGAGCGGTGCCTCCCTTCGTATTCACGCGCCGCGG CTCCATGTTCTACGATGAAGATGGGGATCTGGCTCACGAGTTCTATGAGGAGACGATCGTCACCAAGAACGGGCAGAAGCGAGCCAAGCTGAGGCGGGTACATAAGAATCTGATTCCTCAG GGCATCGTGAAGCTGGATCCCCCCCGAATCCACGTGGATTTCCCTGTGATCCTCTATGAAGTGTGA